In [Phormidium] sp. ETS-05, the genomic window TATAAAGCTGCATCTGGGGAACCCAGAGGCGTTGGTCTGTGACAAAGACATGATAGGGTTGACGTTTGAGGGCAAAATTTAATGCCCCAGCCAAATTTAGGGTTATTTGATTATGATTGGGGGTTCCACCTCTCACAAGGATAATTTCTCCGTTGCGATACTCATGGCGGTATGGGGATGATATTTCTTGTTCTAAATATTCATCCACTGTGTAGGTTTTTTTGGTAATGATAGCGGTCATATTGTCCTCCCAAATTTGGGTAATTTAATTATACAGCAATTTCGGTAAAATCAACAAGGGGGGAAAAAACTGGTTTGGGGAGTTGGGGATAAATTTGGGTGGGGGGTTAATAATGCTTCCTTTTGTGCAAGCGGCGCATTTCTCCTTTGGCGTTGAGGGCAATTTGCAGGGCTTCGTTGAGGCGGCGTCCTCTTTCGGTGGCTTTGTCGCTGATTTTTAAGGCGGAGAGGGCGTCGAGGTTGCTGGCGAAGAGTTCGGGGTTGCGATCGATAAACTTCCGGTTCTCCCGCAACAGCCGATCGGTCTTCAAAGCCCGGATTAAATCATGGCGAGTCCGGCGCAAAGTGGTGATGATTTCTTCGCGGTTGGCAAGGCGCACTTCTGGATTACCTGCTGCTTCCAATTTATCATTTAAATCAATCGCTTCGATTAACTCATTGTATTTTTCCACATCATTGAGCAGACCGATGAGACTGGGGGCTTGGACGGCGTTTTTTTGCAGCCAAAAAAATCGGGTGAACAATGCTGTTAAAGCTGAAACCACCCCCACCCCCCCAAACAATAACCCTGGGGCGGTGTTGACCAACATCATATCTACGGTTGTGCCGCGCATTTCCCAGATGGTCAGATCCCCAAGGGTGAGAAAAGCCACAAAGAAAATTGCCGCTAACCCGGAGATGACTGTAGTTTGCTTAGAGATAAATTTTGACCTTTTTCCCCATCTACTAGGTCATAAGGTTTGATGATATCGTCAACTGAGACGCCACTGAGGCGACGCAGTTCTCCTTTGGTGATGGGCAACCCTTGTAAATCTCTGCGCACAGTTTGTTACTCCTATATATGGCTGTTTTCACATCTTGGTGAGGTTTAGCTCGGCTCTTTCCTGGGCTACTTTGGCTGCAGGGGAGGACGCCGGGAGTTCGATCGGACTGGGGACGGTGGCATGCTATGGCACAGACAATTAGGCTAAACTGGCTATTCATGCTGAGAGATGAGGAATTATGAAACGTCGCCACATCATCGCCACAGGAGCGATCGCCGCCGCCAGTACCGCCGCCTTGGGAGCTTGTGCCCAGCAAAACACCGGACCCGCAGTCCAAACAGATCTGCCCCAAGTGCGTTGGAAAATGGCCGCCAGTTGGCCAAAGTCCTTAGAAACCATCTTTGGGGGAGCCCAAACCGTCTGTCAGCGAGTCGCTGACATGACCGACGGCAAGTTTACTATCACCCCCTACGCCGCCGGAGAAATTGTCGGCGGTTTAGAAGTGATGGATGCAGTGCAGGCGGGTTCCGTGCAGTGCGGTCATACCGCTAGCTACTACTATATCGGCAAAAACCCAGTGTTGGGGTTTGCCACTGCCGTCCCATTTGGACTCAATGCACAACAGCAAAATGCCTGGTTATATCACGGTGGCGGACTGGAGGCTATCCACAAAGTATATGCCGACTTTGGCATCATCAACTTTCCCGCTGGGAATACGGGAACCCAAATGGGTGGATGGTTCAAGCGAGAAATTAAATCTTTGGCCGACCTTAAAGGCTTGAAAATGCGCATTCCTGGTTTAGGCGGCGAGGTAATGACTAAGCTGGGAGTGAATGTGCAAGCTATTCCCGGCGGGGAAGTTTATTTGGCTTTGGAACGGGGGGCGATCGATGCTGCCGAGTGGGTCGGTCCCTATGACGATGAAAAGCTCGGTTTAAATAAAGCCGCGCCATTTTATTACTATCCTGGTTGGTGGGAACCAGGAGCAACTTTAGACATCCTCGTGAACTTAGCCGCCTGGAACAAGTTGCCGAAAATGTATCAAGAGATATTCAAATCCGCCGCTTTTGAAGCCAATGCTAATATGCTCGCCCAATACGATTCTTTAAACCAAAAAGCCCTGGCTAAACTCATCGCAGGCGGCACCAAATTGCGCCCCTATTCCCAGGATATCATGGAGCAAGCCCAAAAAGTCGCTTTTGAGATGTACGAAGAAAATGCCAGTAAATCCCCTGATTTTAAAGCTATTTACGAACCTTGGAAAGCCTTTAGAAACGAAATTAACCAATGGCATCAAGTGAACGAACTCAGCTTTGCTAACTTTAGCTTCGCAGCCGCTTCTCCAAGGAGTTGACGCAGAAACTTATGATGCCTTGCCCCTACCGGCGTTAATTAGGGTGATTTTTGGGGTTTTTGTCATTAAATTAGCATTTGTAGGGGCGAAGCACACCGGCTTTATAGACTCCGCTTTTAACCAATAATATCAAGTCCGGGGGCAACGCCGCCTATTCCGAGCCTCAGACCCCACTGGTTGGCTACATAAATCAAATCCCCTTTGGGGGTTATTTTACCAGGCGGGCGGATTTTTTGCCCCCAAAATATTCACCAACGATGTCCTCGGACTTGATATAACATATCGACCTAGGGCGAATTAACCATAGATTATCGGTTAATTCGCCGCTTTGACTCTGGGATTTGCCCAAAAATCGTAGGTTGCTAGGCTTGTCCCTCACCCTCACAATGGGGGTTCAGGAATGGGGAAAGTTTCCCCACGCAAATAAGCATCAAAGTGCTTTTCAAAATACTTCCAAGACGTTACCTCGTCCGTGTCTAATTTAAACTCTGGGGCATTTTTGTATAAAGGGACACGACTGTTAATTTCATCTTGGACTAATTGGGGCAATTGCTGAAAATCCGGGACTTTTTGCCCGATCGCACTATAAATGAGTTGTCCCGGGCGATCGGCCATTTTCATCCAAGGCAACCAAGGGCCAATTCTGTCCCAAGTCAGAAACACCTGAGAAATAGAAGTAATAGCAGGGTTGCGCAACTCCGCCGTGGACACCCGCAGCTTAAATAATTCCGTTGCTTGATAAATCGGTTGCGGACTGTAGGGAGCGAATTTTGCATCTCCCGCCAAAGGGTTGGGATACTGAGAAAACAAATCAAACACAAAAGTAGTCATTTCCCCTTCCACCACCGCCGGTAAAGGTATTTTAAAACTGCCTTGTACCGGATTATTTGCCACATGAACCACGGGGACTTCTTCCCCAGTCCAGGGGTTTTGCCACCGCCGGAGGATTTCCCCCGTCCCTGGATCCAGATAAAAAGTGACTTCGCGAGAGGTAAAATCCCAACCACCCTCCGCCACAGGAATACAGCGAGCCACGCTCATGCCCACAATTTGAAACAAATGCTGCTTTTTCTCGCCGGGAATCAAAGCATAAATTGACCCTTTCCAGCAGAGAAAGGATTGCTGGGCATCGGTACTCGCCCGGACTTTTATCCAGGATTCCGCCGGAAATTCTTCTTTGTGAAAATCAACCATTGCAGCCATCCATAACGCCAATCTCATGGTATCATAAGATGGCGGCAAATGTCACAGACATCAGGAGCAACCGTTTGGGCAAAATCAGTTAATCTTTTGCTGCCCCAGATGGGGGTTAACCGGGGTCAGAAACCGCGTCTTTTGCTTCTGGGTGATTGGCCGTAGGTAAAAACAGCTTAGGCAAGAGACTACCAGAGCGATTTTTGTAATCAGCAAATTCGGGATAACGGGATAACGATTGCCCTTTTTTCTGCATTTGAGGAATGAAAGCTGTTGCGGAAAATATCCCGATAATTACAAATGGTAGCCAATGCTGAGTTAGCAGGGCAAAGGCACTGTAAATCAAAATCTCTCCCAGATAGTTAGGATTCCGCGTGCGGGCGAAAAAGCCCTCGGTAATTAATCCCGATTGATATTTGAGGGTATAATATTTTTGGGCATCGCTCGTATATGTCAGAAACACACCCAAAATGTTGATACAAATTGCCGCTGCGATGAGGGGCAAGGGTGGGACATTACCGCTACTGACGAGCAACCAAGGTGCTACCCAATATAAACCGAGGAAAGCAAAAGTAAACAGTCCCGCCCCCAGGGGAATCTCTTCCCACCCTTTATCAGGATAGATGCGGTCTTTGAGCAGCCAAAGAATGCCATAAGTACCGTGGAGGGAGAGGTAAACCCACGGACCGACGGTAAAGTTATCATAAATCAGCATTAAACTGAAAACAAATGGGAAGGTAAGGGCTTTATGCAGGTTAATGGGATGCTTGATTTTCATCGGTTTGGGCAAAATAGATGTTTTAAATATAGCAGTTTGCCCGTCTATCTGGTACAAAGCCCTCACCCCAAACCCCTCGACCAGATGGGGAGAGGGGCTTTACCGCCTGTTCAGAAATAATCCTCGCTTCTCAAAGTCCCTCTCCCCCTGAGTTTTGTCGTTGGGTTGGAATCCAGATTTAGGGTGAGGGCTTTAGCCAGATTGTTTGACAAAGTGCTGTATAGTTCATGGACTGGATGGGAGCAAATCAGACATCAAGACGGCGGTTTGAGTGGTTCCGGGCTATCCTAGCATAAGCACTCCCTCGGGAACTGAGGGCCAAAGCCCTACTAAGAACTTGGAACCGAGGGCTAAAGCCCTACTACGAACCTAAGACGAAAATCATGCAAATACTGATTTACTCATATAACTACTATCCAGAGCCGATCGGCATCGCGCCGCTGATGACAGAAATGGCGGAAGGTTTGGTTAAGAGGGGTCATAAAGTGCGGGTGGTAACGGCGATGCCAAATTACCCAGAACGTCGCATATATGAAGGATATCAGGGTAAATGGTATTTGACGGAGGAACGCCACGGCGTGACTTTGGAGCGGTGTTCGGTGTGGATTCGCCCGCAACCGAGTTTAGTCGATCGCCTGCTCCTCGATGGCACTTTTGTTCTCAATAGTTTCCCCCTAGCGGCGAAAGGGTGGCGTCCCGATGTGATTTTAGCCACGGTTCCGCCGCTTCCCGTCTGTCTCCCCGCCACCGCTTTGGCTTGGATGCGACGGACCCCGGTAGTGTTAAATATCCAAGATATCCAACATGAAGCGGCGTTTCATGTGGGTTTGCTGAAAAATAAAGCTCTGTATCGCACGTTTGAAATTTTAGAGAGATTTGCTTGCCGTCAAGCCCAAAAAATCAGCGTTATTGCTGATGGTTTTACGGAAAATCTCCTCAATAAAGGTGTGCCTGCGGAAAAAATCGTGATGATTCCCAATTGGGTGGATGTGGATTTTATCCGCCCCATGCCCAAAGAAACTAATCCTTTCCGGGCTGCCCATCAATTACAAGGGAAGTTTATGGTACTTTATTCGGGTAATATCGCTCTCACCCAAGATTTACCCACGG contains:
- a CDS encoding isoprenylcysteine carboxylmethyltransferase family protein; amino-acid sequence: MRALYQIDGQTAIFKTSILPKPMKIKHPINLHKALTFPFVFSLMLIYDNFTVGPWVYLSLHGTYGILWLLKDRIYPDKGWEEIPLGAGLFTFAFLGLYWVAPWLLVSSGNVPPLPLIAAAICINILGVFLTYTSDAQKYYTLKYQSGLITEGFFARTRNPNYLGEILIYSAFALLTQHWLPFVIIGIFSATAFIPQMQKKGQSLSRYPEFADYKNRSGSLLPKLFLPTANHPEAKDAVSDPG
- a CDS encoding TRAP transporter substrate-binding protein, encoding MKRRHIIATGAIAAASTAALGACAQQNTGPAVQTDLPQVRWKMAASWPKSLETIFGGAQTVCQRVADMTDGKFTITPYAAGEIVGGLEVMDAVQAGSVQCGHTASYYYIGKNPVLGFATAVPFGLNAQQQNAWLYHGGGLEAIHKVYADFGIINFPAGNTGTQMGGWFKREIKSLADLKGLKMRIPGLGGEVMTKLGVNVQAIPGGEVYLALERGAIDAAEWVGPYDDEKLGLNKAAPFYYYPGWWEPGATLDILVNLAAWNKLPKMYQEIFKSAAFEANANMLAQYDSLNQKALAKLIAGGTKLRPYSQDIMEQAQKVAFEMYEENASKSPDFKAIYEPWKAFRNEINQWHQVNELSFANFSFAAASPRS
- a CDS encoding DUF1838 domain-containing protein, which gives rise to MAAMVDFHKEEFPAESWIKVRASTDAQQSFLCWKGSIYALIPGEKKQHLFQIVGMSVARCIPVAEGGWDFTSREVTFYLDPGTGEILRRWQNPWTGEEVPVVHVANNPVQGSFKIPLPAVVEGEMTTFVFDLFSQYPNPLAGDAKFAPYSPQPIYQATELFKLRVSTAELRNPAITSISQVFLTWDRIGPWLPWMKMADRPGQLIYSAIGQKVPDFQQLPQLVQDEINSRVPLYKNAPEFKLDTDEVTSWKYFEKHFDAYLRGETFPIPEPPL
- a CDS encoding WcaI family glycosyltransferase; translated protein: MQILIYSYNYYPEPIGIAPLMTEMAEGLVKRGHKVRVVTAMPNYPERRIYEGYQGKWYLTEERHGVTLERCSVWIRPQPSLVDRLLLDGTFVLNSFPLAAKGWRPDVILATVPPLPVCLPATALAWMRRTPVVLNIQDIQHEAAFHVGLLKNKALYRTFEILERFACRQAQKISVIADGFTENLLNKGVPAEKIVMIPNWVDVDFIRPMPKETNPFRAAHQLQGKFMVLYSGNIALTQDLPTVIKAAAKLGHIPEIAFVIVGEEKALDRVAEYCQIYGAENVKLLPFQPREKLPEMLAAADVGLVVQKENVIAFNMPSKIPLLLASGCAIVASVPATGTAAKAVSHSGGGVVVHPENPEALAAEIEHLYRHPEKTAALAAKGRQYAIENYAFEQALNSYESLFASLAK